From the genome of Tolypothrix sp. NIES-4075:
TGAGGTGGAATGGTAAATCTAGAGGGAGTGAAGACAACCCACTGATCTAGAGATTGCTCGCTAGATTCAATTTCTTGCACTTGGTTGTCTTCACTCATCGTCCAAGTGCCGATGTAAGCCCTCATTTCCACTGGTTCAGAAGAAAAGTTTTTGATGTTAATTGATTGAGAGCGCGTTTTGCCATTAATTTGCACTTCAAATCGGGGTGGACTGACACCAACTTCCATCGCGGTGGTGCTAGACATTGGCAAGGCTAAGACCCCAATTAAACTTAGCGCGATACCTATAGTTTTTCGCAACATTTGAACTTTCAACTTCCTCACACAAAAAAACTAATTTAACTTCACACTCACCCTTCAAGCTTTCTTATGAGCAACCCTCGTATTGCACGCTTACTATTAAGCCACCCGAATAGCTACCGGGTCTAATTCTGGATAAATTTCGGAATTGCAACTTCACACCTCCCTGCACTACGGTGGTGTTGGTGTTTTGGTCTGTTGATATTCTCTGAATAGACAAAGGTTCTAGAACAACGTTGTTAGCGTTAAACGGATTACTGTTTGCACTAGAGCCGTCAAAGTGATAATTAGAAGTAACAGATGAAACTTTATCTGTAGGAACCCGCAATCTCCAAAGCTGTTCTAGTTGGCGGGTGATGCTTGAATTGTAGGATGATAAGTCGGGAGGGGCTAGTAATTCGTTTAGATTTGTTGCCGTACCGGTTGCCCTAGTTAATAATTCCTCAGACTTAAGTTTCTCTATTGGCAGTCGTTGCTGCACAACAGACAGTTGACAAGTGTTTGTTGGATCTGGAGGGGGTGTGGATTGTGCAAAAGCTTGAGGTTGGGGCAAAGCAACAAGTGCGACAACCATAGCCAAACAGCGTTGAAAATTGCGTTGGCGGTTCATTGTATCAAAACTGACCTTTTACAAATTTTGCACACAAAGTTTACAGATAACGTTTTTCTCAATACTTTTTCTGAGATTACTTTGTGCCTAATTGATACTGGAAGCAGGCGAAAGAAACGCCTGCACCAGAAATTATCACTACTTAAATTTGGTTATGGATTTGATACCGCTCTAACTTTCAGTATGCCTCCGGTGTAAGTACCTGCTGTCGGTTTTGTTTGAGTAGTGCCATTGCTAGCGAAAAATTGAAATTTCAGTTTTACTCCTCCTACTTTCGGATCGCCATTATCAGAAAAAGGACCCTCTTTGTCTCCAGTTATCTCAGAAACTGTCATTTTTGCCTTTCTCAGTGCAGCTCCGTTTTGATTGTTTGAGAGCATGTCGAACGTTGGATCGGGTTCAACTGTTACCTTTACATTTGTTGGAGAATTACCCCAAACGGCGAATAACTCTTTCACAGTTTTTTCAGCAGAAGTAGCATTTCCAGCAGCACCACTATTCAGCGCGTCTGGAGTAGTTCTGGTAATTGGAGTAGAACCGTCTGTTTTCTCTTGAATTTGATCGCCGTCTGTTCCACCTAATTCTCCTTGGCTAATCCGCAAATCAATGTTTTTGAAAGTACGCAAGTAAATTACTGGATCGACGCTAACTGAAACGTTTACATTTTGATCAACCGCATGGGCAGGTGCTACAAAAATGGCGCTGCCCAAGGCGGTAGCACTAGCAGCTAGAATAACTAAAACTTTGTTTTTCATGATGTCAAAAATCTCTCCGAGGTGTAGGTAGTGTCAATTGTGTAAATGTGATTAACTCTCGTTTTCTCACTCATTCAAACTAATCGGGTTTTGTTAATTATTGTTTGATAGAGATTCCCTGGTAAGCCCGAGAGTGCATTGATAACTGTCTTATCTTGGAAAAACTACTTAAGTTGTATACAGTCGTAATTCCAGGATAAGTGCCAGCATTAGTTGTTAGCATTTGGAATTTTGCATTTGAAATTTCAACTATTTTAAACATCACCTCCTTTGTGAAAAATTGAAAATTATGTAATGCTAATGCATTATTATTGTTGAATTTCTTAGCAAGAAGGTGTAACTTAATAAACCAACTAAAAAAAGAGAGCGATCGCTGGCTTAAACAATAAAAAATTCCTTCTTAGATTATTCTCGTTGGAATTTTTAGTAGTTAAATTTGCTGATAATTATTAATTTCTCCTCGTAACGTCTTTACAAGAAGAATTTAACCTGTTTACCTAAAAGACCACTTCAGTGAGAATATGGAATTGTCAGGAAGCTCATACCAAATATACTCAGTAATAGCACGTAAAACCTATTCCGAGTATAAGGCATAATTATTAACCTAGATTTCAGTGCCCTTTGCCAAAAGAGAAGAAGCAACTAAAGTCGCGCTGTTTGCGGGTAAAAAAATGAATGCCTACTCTACTCTGCGCTTAATGGTTTCTGCTTTTTGGTAGGCAGAGTAAATAACATTTAAAGTAATAACTAAGAAAAACTGATTATTTATGATTAATGACTAACAAGTATGTTTCAAGCTACTCGTCGCCGTCTCGCTCTTTGGTACACTGCTGTAACAGCGGTACTGCTGCTAGTGTTTGCTAGTGGGGTGTATTTATATGTCCGCAGTACGTTGATTGAGCGGATTGACGATACTTTGAATCATGTGGTGGAAGTAGTAGAGCGATGTCTAACGACAAGTCGTTGTGCGTCTACGCTTGTGATTGAATCGATAAACCCTAATTTAAGTGAGTTCCGCTTTAATGTGCCAGCTGGTTTTGCCAATAATGCGGACACGGTAGAAGATGACCATATCGACTTAGAGTGGTTTAATCCTACTGGTGAATTAATTTGGTCAACTTTATCTGAACCGCTGAATATTCCTATTCATGTTAACCGCATGGGTGAGACTGTGCGTGTGGTTAGGGGAGTGGGGGACAGGGGGAGTGGGGGACAAGGGGGACGACTTGGGGACAAGGAGACAAGGAGACAAGGAGACAAGGAGAATAATTCTTTCTCCCCATCCCCCCCTCTCCCCATCCCCCCCTCTCCCTTGTCTCCCCCCTCCTCCACTCCCCCATTCTCCACTCCCCACTCCCCGATGTTGCTGCGACAAGTTACGCAACGGGTGGAAATCGGACGGCAGGTGTTAGGATATCTGCGTGTTAGTCATCCTTGGTTTGAAGTGACTAAACCGAGTCGTCAGTTGATTTTTGATTTGGCATGGGGTACTGGGTTGATGGTGCTTTCGGTGGGTGCTAGTGGTTGGTTTCTTTCAGGTAAGGCAATGGAACCGGTGGGTGAGTCTTATCAACGTCTGAAACAATTTACGGCTGATGCTTCTCACGAACTGAGAAGTCCGATCGCTTTAATTCAAACTAATGTGCAAGTTGCTCTCAACGATTTGGAATGGAAAGACGCGAATCCTACTTCTTTACATTACCGCCAACAATTAAAGATAATAGAACGATTAACGCAGCGCTTGGGAAAATTAGTCAACGATCTACTATTTCTCGCAAGGCAAGATAGTGGCATTAGCAAACATGTTTTTTCACCTTGTCCGCTTGATGCTTTGCTGATGGAAGTGATTGAAGAACAACATCTGCTAGCTGCGGAAAAAAACATCACTCTAACTTTAAACTTGATTGACCCTCCAGCTACGGAAATTAATCTTGAATTGCTCGATAATTGGTTTACACTTGTGGGCGAGTGGGATCAACTAGTGCGGTTGTTCACAAATTTGATTGGCAATGCTTTAAGATATACGCCATCTGGTGGACGGGTAAATGTGGAATTGACGCGGATTGAGGCAATAAATCCGGTTTCTCG
Proteins encoded in this window:
- a CDS encoding sensor histidine kinase, translated to MFQATRRRLALWYTAVTAVLLLVFASGVYLYVRSTLIERIDDTLNHVVEVVERCLTTSRCASTLVIESINPNLSEFRFNVPAGFANNADTVEDDHIDLEWFNPTGELIWSTLSEPLNIPIHVNRMGETVRVVRGVGDRGSGGQGGRLGDKETRRQGDKENNSFSPSPPLPIPPSPLSPPSSTPPFSTPHSPMLLRQVTQRVEIGRQVLGYLRVSHPWFEVTKPSRQLIFDLAWGTGLMVLSVGASGWFLSGKAMEPVGESYQRLKQFTADASHELRSPIALIQTNVQVALNDLEWKDANPTSLHYRQQLKIIERLTQRLGKLVNDLLFLARQDSGISKHVFSPCPLDALLMEVIEEQHLLAAEKNITLTLNLIDPPATEINLELLDNWFTLVGEWDQLVRLFTNLIGNALRYTPSGGRVNVELTRIEAINPVSRLRHSPALQIKVSDTGIGIPSEALPCLFDRFYRVDPARTHNTANKKCDLATGSGLGLAIAHAIVQTHQGQIHVESTQGIGTTFTVILPITLES